One Persephonella hydrogeniphila genomic region harbors:
- a CDS encoding deoxyribonuclease IV, producing the protein MVKIGAHVSSSKSLDLVFDRGKEIGAATIQFFLSSPRSWAWKERTDKEKVLFMEKRRKTGIHPVVVHSSYLFNLASGNKDLREKSIRGVINELKLCEELEIDYYVIHAGKAKGLNDTEAIKNIIDSMKIILSEVQLKKTFFLYETLAGQKGEIGKTTDELFALMEPFLDQNIGVCLDTCHLYSAGYRINEEEDFYRYKEELKEKIGLENVKVIHCNDSKTPFNSRRDRHEHIGEGSIGLKGFELFINDEYFSTLPFILETPKEGNMDLVNIERLKNLIKAPVAQ; encoded by the coding sequence ATGGTAAAGATAGGTGCACATGTCTCATCTTCAAAATCTTTAGATCTTGTTTTTGATAGAGGAAAAGAGATAGGTGCAGCTACTATTCAGTTTTTTCTGTCGTCTCCAAGATCATGGGCATGGAAAGAAAGAACAGATAAGGAAAAGGTTTTATTTATGGAAAAAAGAAGGAAGACAGGGATACACCCTGTAGTAGTCCATTCTTCTTATCTTTTTAATCTGGCATCAGGAAATAAAGATCTACGGGAAAAATCTATTAGAGGAGTTATCAACGAGCTAAAACTATGTGAAGAGCTTGAGATAGATTACTATGTTATTCATGCAGGAAAGGCAAAAGGACTTAATGATACAGAAGCTATAAAGAATATAATTGATAGTATGAAAATTATTTTGTCTGAAGTTCAACTGAAAAAAACGTTTTTTCTTTATGAAACTCTTGCAGGACAAAAAGGAGAGATTGGTAAAACAACAGATGAACTGTTTGCTTTGATGGAACCCTTTTTAGACCAAAATATAGGAGTATGTCTGGATACATGTCACCTATATTCTGCAGGTTATAGAATAAACGAGGAAGAGGATTTTTATAGGTATAAAGAAGAGTTAAAAGAAAAAATAGGGCTTGAGAATGTAAAAGTAATCCACTGTAATGATTCAAAAACCCCCTTTAACTCCCGTAGAGATAGACACGAGCATATAGGAGAAGGTTCTATCGGCCTAAAAGGATTTGAACTTTTTATAAATGATGAATATTTTAGTACTCTACCCTTTATACTTGAAACTCCAAAAGAAGGGAATATGGATTTAGTAAATATTGAAAGATTAAAAAATTTAATAAAAGCGCCCGTAGCTCAGTAG